The Miscanthus floridulus cultivar M001 chromosome 6, ASM1932011v1, whole genome shotgun sequence genomic interval CCCTTGTGTCACCGCCATTTAGTCGAAACGGCGACCTCGCCGTTGAGCTCTGTGCACTGTCGTGCAGCGGTGCATGCGACCGAGCTCACCCGTAGCTTCCACCGAGTCCTAGTTACCTCCAGGAGCTCCATTGGACCTCCTCGAAGCCTAGGAAGCCATCGCATTGCCAAGCCCAGGCCAGAGTTGGCCGGCGTACCGCCACGCCATCGCCACTGTCCGCCATGGTCGTCGCTGAGGAGTTCTCATGCTTCTTTCGGCCATGCAAGACCATCACTGGGTGTGGGCAGAAgagttgatcatgttggtgtagACACTACCGTCGGCGAGCTCGCCGTCAGCGAGAAACCATCGGCCGGACCTCTCCCCTATTTTTGTCTCTCTAGCAGTGTGGGGTTGACTGACCCACAGGTCCCGCCTGTCAGCCCCTCCATTAGGATTTTTGTTGTGTGTTTTCACAGATTTCTCACTTGTTTTGGGAAATTCATATTTGAGGCTCTAGGAAATCCAATTGAGGTCACCCAAATTTTGTTCGGTATGCTTATGAAGTGTAGAATGTGGTAAAATTATAAAGTGGGCATGCTCTGTGAATTTAATTTGAgaattaaataaatctacaatGGTACTCTTTACTTGTGTAGAAACTTGTGAATTTCATAGCTGGAGTTCAAGTGCTCcattaattgtgaaatttttatagtgaaCTGTTCTTGATATGCTTAAGCTAGGATAAAAAATCCAAGTCCAGTGAATGCTTAATAATTTAGTTACAGATTTCTTTAGAAGCAACCCTATATcattgtgctatttttcatgataaaaatatgtatcctttgagcatgaaactttttgtgcagTGTTCTTGTGTTATgagtgaagctaagaaaaataggaattctgttgtttgacacttttcaatagggtttcctatttatgctattttaagccctgctggcttgtcatttttgtgtaggatgttatacttgttcaaatgctaGTGAAATTTATAGCAGTAGCCTACtggggacatgtataagctacttgtaatttttgtggaattttctgtacactttggctaggtgtttattatttaacctaattatctaaataaattaataaaggcatgaaaagaatttatttaggaatggccactatgttttctagtgttcatttgatgtatgttaactattgGTTACATTGGTAGTGCTCATAGTACTattcttgtatgtagtgaaatattattttcactataattcacttataggtgaatttctggacagattttagagttaagcaaattaactggtgaagATTGAGGTTTGCTATGAAtcttgtctataacaaagttgtagataactcacttaactagcttatgttaaattttcatggaatTTGACCAAATAATTTATGAGTTATGCCTGttcaaagttggtcttcagaaattgtagctctctggaatttctggaccagatttgataaatgtgccagtttgaccttgttaacttgggaatcatgctgtgatgtttaaatatgaattgtagaaaatttcataagctttccagattgtcttgttgaaTGTCTTTTGGAtaagtacaactctagttatgagttaaACTAGCGCTATTGTCTGTAGCCTTGAATCTATGAATGCAGTGAATAACTTGATTGCTTTCTAtaagttgatgtgatgatttagatgctaggctaattaagataaattgttagttgtaggtgctagacctcttactgaagataacaactttatcttaggttgttagagcttggtgagtgtgtagttcttattttctaaaagaaatatgcacctactcagtaaaatagatgttaatcttgtatagTCGTGTCATTCATGTGTCATCTATatatggctgtacatttcatcatcaccttcattcTCTTATGCATGCATGACtcttatgctatgcatatgcatACAATAGGTGTTTCGGAGGGAGTCACACTTCTAGAATTCGAGTAAGGACTTCCGGAGGagtagcagcaagctcaggagacggaggtgcaggccccagaaggaggagccaacgaagaagaagtccttgagtgtcccgatcaccaaccttcatcttttctgaaaggcaagccccggagcattctaagtctcctatgttttgaaaatgattactttgagtatctttatttgtttgatgcattaagtgataggaattggatgcaaacacttgttgcatatatatctattccttgtccagtaaatgtaccctgaatcctatttaggtccaggagcgaatcaaagcttagccttgcttagaccgagtcaggtgatttcctatcacctgcaagttaggatgatgtctggtcatggttggctatatttgctattatggaaataaccatgtgttaataatgaatagagaccgggcgggatatcgatagagaagcaacaaggcaaggaggtcttgggtgtggatctatccccgtctgtgtagattaaggaccgattcgctgtatgtcctcatgtcatgttgaacgcatgcctatcacttagttggccagataactcattcccaCCACGAAGCCGAGtggctcaactcaggccggagggtcgagaagtgaaagtgcggactatggtggtagtaaggatgtgtggggagccattggcgtaagtccaaaggtgagattgaccacctggtagAGTGGATTCACTGAGAGTGCAGCGCTGCTCAGAACCGCAAATTTGTtcttgagttataccaaaggtgacctaagactaccttgacgcgggtatgtctgggtttatgttaggaataattccccagctgggtaggaatcgattcaaattgcCATCTCGCCCGGATAGTAAGAACttaactgagcagcggcaatgtagagacacttaattgaactAGATGgttaaaatgatgatgatgatgttacaacattatataggatatggttactaatgtatggagtttaatcaattgcttgctctagtacaggtgctaatctagttgacaggttaatattcataacttgctgcttaactaataatttaaattatgctcttgtctcatcaaagcttttatgcaaaatgtttgtcaagcgagatccactgataaagccttacatactccttggtgtcatttatttttggtttacgatgggtaagtctagctgagtacattctcatactcagggtttattccccccttgttgcagatgacgtgctctataacggctactgcaagtattgtctccaccctacgggggatgaagactagatcatggggcatgatcctctatgttatcttatcatgttgcttttgctagatatgactatggaactagcttgtatttgaactaagtgtgtgtgatggtctcaaactactttacttccctatttgtgaactcgtgctgtaataactatgtgaactctgatgtatgaggtacttgtgaactacttgtgaaattgaTGTAACATGTGTCTTGTTAtattgaatcactatgatcttggttgtatgcaagttggtttgaaatccttcgtggtttcagttgactaccgggtttatatgggttcaagtatgacggtttgatcactccggtgattgctttcatacttgtgctcttataaattagtcggttctgttacatcggGTGCATTAGGCTCAATGTCACCTTTGGCTAGTCAGACAACTTCTgcaaggagccactcacctttgaggtggttgaccTCCCTGGCGTCTACCACACCCTCCTTGGTCGACCATgcttcgccaagttcatggtcgtccctaactgcacctacctaaagctcaagatgcccagcccgaagggggtcatcaccgtcgagggCAGCTTCAAGCAAGCCTACTACTACGAGCAGGACTACGTCACCCAAGCAGCCAAGCTCATCGCCCCTTGTGATCCCGATGGCTCTGGCCGCGACGTAGGAAGGGCATCGGTGGAGGAAGCAACCAAGGCAGTAGTGGCACTCGATCGACTGAGCATTGGCGAGGTGGTCAAGGCTCCTGGAGGCAGTGATGGCTTGGCTAGACCCTCCATCTAGGCACTCAGCCCCCTAGAAGGATTTGACCTAGTTGAGGTGAGTTCcaacctttccccatgagggaaggccaacGCCGAGCCATCTGCCCAGAAGCGCTGTCTCCCGAGCCATGACCCGCCTACTGACCTCCTTTGCCAacctacctctccaacaacaaaaaccaagataagtcccatCCTCCTGACCCTTTTGCTTCGCTTGTCTCTATAGTTGTCTCCTTCAACCTGAGCCACCCGAGTGGTAGCTCGGCTACACCAGAGGATCGACTAAGCTAACCACCTGCTGACCTTTCTGAAGGAGGACAACCATAGAAGGCCCCCAAGCGAGGTGAGGATAGGACGGACAGAGCTAGAGAGACAGGCGAGGAATCGGCAAGGCGCTAATAGAATGGCCCCGACCACCACGTTACCAGCTATGTCATCTTCcccttctcttgtgtccattctGTTTTCTTTGCATGTATCCGCCTATCTCCTAATCCTTCATTGGATCAAGCCACCCCACTGCATGATGGTCTGGAGGCCCCAAGAAGGGGCATCACTGAGGGTTCTAAGTTTCGCCCACCGGGCCTCAAGGCCACTCGAAGCACCTAAAGTGCGAGGGATGCTTGGGAGATGAGCCCACGCGGCTGTAGCTAGGATGCCCAGAGCATCTCGACCGTCTGGATGAGCGATGTCTGAGTACCTATCCCATGCCGCTCGTGGTGACCCATCGAGGGAGGCAACGAGCCCTCAAGTACCGAcagataggctcagaaattatacGAGTGGCTTGATCAGGAAGTCGAGgatctcccctctaggggacatgactAGGACATGGAACGACCGTAAACCTAGGGTTCTCACGGACTTACCCGCTAGTAGCATGGGCACGTCAATCTTGGCCATCGAGGCTATTGTCGTGGCAGCCCAGCCCACCGAGGGGACAATAGCCCTGAGCTAAAGGCTCATCTGAGCCCCTAAAGATGTCAAGTCCCCAGTGGCCTCGGGGCTGCGCTATCTCCCCAAATAGAGCAACCTGACCCCCCGATCAATGGGCGCTTGGGAAATGCaccccaaaaccaaccaactccctagagttAGGGCAGGAGCCACTGAGTAGTGGGCCCAATGAGGACCTCTGTCCAAGGCTCGGCATGCTCCTCGCACCCCGATCTATGGCCACGAAAGATTGGCCCTAGAAGGCCATCTCGAGAGGATCGGGACCTGCTACCGTAGCCCTCAGAAGGGCGTGGCTCTCTGGATGATCAGATGGCCCTGAGCTAGAGCCTAGGCGCTCTCGATCACCTAATCCATGGTAGGCTCCGATCAAAAAGGAGGGTGCCCCCAGGACCAAGGTCAACAACTCCTAGACAAGTTTGCCAAGCCCTCGCTCGAGTCGAAGACCTATGCGACATAGACTCATGAAGGGATCAGCACCATCATTGCTCAACCTCAATAAACAAGCAACACCCATCACATtggagaagaaggccccaagcagggcacAACACCCTTGTCAGCGGAAGCCATCCCCACCAAGGAGGGTTCGGTCACCAGAAGATCGAATTCAGCCCTTCGTTGCCATCGCGCCAAGTGAGGCGACAAAGGGCTCGGGgctcctgacgagatcctaacatatgggtatgttaagcctcaggtcCAATGGTTCCCAAACAAAAAAgaccccccgaccgacccctctaggatcacctaggggctcgaagGCTATACCCATTAGGTACGCTTGCGCGCACCCTATGGAGAAGAAACCCTATCGAGCCTGACTACGCCACGAGCTCCACTTAGGGCACGGGGGCTCGCCCGAGCCCTGAGGCTCCTAATCTATGCCAACACTCTGGCctggcccttggctcctgcccggccAACAACGCCAGCCAAGGCTCGGGTGTAAGAAGACGCGCCTCGAGTACCGAGGCTAGGGGGCTCCCCGGTGTTGCCCCTTGGGCACGGTATTGCCAGCCATTTTCCCGACAAGGTCACGCATggggtgtgacacaagaagacaaagcttccccgtGGCTTCCAAGGGCTCGGAGGCTCCCAGGCCCGCATGTCAGCCCCTGGAGCCAATCTCCTTCACCgctaagaagactccagaaggtccatctaggggaggctggtccaagccgacacagcctgacacgcagagtgtcagaatagagcagctggatgatgcccaaggcttcttcggctccacgacacCGCCATGGTCCACAGCGCATCGCTGCAAGGCCCTCCTGGACTTCGGTGCATGTAGACCGTAGACTCGCTCCCCTAAACCgccatgtacccaacctatcttATTATATAAAGGATAAGGTCAAACCTAAGGGGAGGATCATCAAaagatagatcattccattccattccattccttggCCTCTGCTCAGCATCGAGAGAcaggcaacccagagaggggcaccaagagctcctccaccgtatcccatcatcttcctcctctccgacgaggggaaggctccaccggtggtgaggcaaccttaggattagcaccgagctaaccccctacaaaatctctctacaaccctattgtaaccccccgattttgggtgcttttgagtataaggatcatcagttgctagacgtagggcaccgattcacccgaaccaggataaaccgttgcgtcctctctatgattcttgtgttcttgagtccacccaagccaccGAAGACCCGTACTctaacaccgactcgaacaacaatgcttgtcgtGGTTCCAACCCCATGACAACgcgctgctctagaaagacgatggtagcatccaaaaaacacgaggatttatactggttcaggccaaagccctacgtctagtcttagagatgatcgggtgtgtgttcctcacttgaatgctctaaagtttttaCAATAGGGGTGAAAGAacggtggaagaggtaggagacctagagctaggagatgggctacccgaagggaagcttcaggagccTTCTACGGTGTAagaatgagtgaatcagaaatggATCTCCCAGAGGGGCaccctggctacccttatatagagtttggggccagggcatatacaaagaagaaggttctcccgactgaagggtcgtgagcctgagggaggtcctagctaacttggcttgcaagctacaccaTCTTGTCGAGCACGTCGGGGAGTGGTTGTGTCATGGTCTTATGGCCATGTCGTGGCATGGTGTGACGTGGTGCTGCTATGCCAGTCGTGGCGGCACTGTAGGCACGATGGTAGTTCGCCAACCGTCTTGTGCgccgtggtcttcgtcatcgtctcCTGGTTTCCTAGGGTGTCGTACGAGAGTTGGTAGCTGCCCACAGGTCGTGGGTCATCTTGTTAGCTGGAGGAGTTGAGGGCCACGATCTAGATCGTTGGGGTCATGGCTCTCGCCGGTCTGGATGACCTCTGAGTTAAGGCCTTCATCGTGGACCCCATCCCGTAGCAGGTGGAATCGTACATGCGTCTTGTCAGGACATATTTGGCTAGTAGTTATCATACAGGTCTTCACCGCCGTGCGATGTTGTCTTGTCTGAGCTACATGGCGCAAGGATGGCATCTGACTGGACCGAGGTGATCGctgtccccttggtccttgtgGGGTCAGTGCGGTGTGCCTATCCTTGTTAGGGTAGTCACGCTTGGCTAGGCTCGACCTCTTCCCGTTCCTCCCGAGGGTTGGGATGGTGAAGAGGTCGCGAGTCTTCTGTTCGCTGTGCGGCGAAGATAGGAGGAAGGGGTCGTGGCTGACCCTGGCCTTGACGTCTGGCTTAGTTCGCTAGGCTTAGCTGGGCCTCAGTCGTTTGGGCCTTCGCTAGCGGATGTGTCGTGGGTTGCTCGGCTTgttaactaatcggtgccttgaaaCACtccggggttataaccccgacacATATCTTCACAAGTACATACCCATTCTCCACTCTAGAATTTTCAAACCATGAACACCAATAGGAGTCTCCCAACAAGAAACTCCACTTGGAAGGCCACCTAGTCCTTCATCGGCCATCTCGATACTAACAAACACCAAGGGTAACAAGTCTTCAACAACATGTTGATGAAACCCAATCAAGAACATTGGATTCACACAAAGCATACTCTTATTATTGGCAATCTAGGCTTGGATGGTTCTCACAAACTTCACAAAGTGCCTCAAAACCAGGGTGAAAAAGCAGCTCCAAATGAGTTAGTGAAGGCACTTATACAGGATTGGAATGACCTGCTAGCCATGGAAAAAAGTTTGCAAACCCAAACATCACTGAATAACCTGTTGAGCATCACAAAGTCGCACTGAATCATACATTGATCCAAAACAGGCAAAATGGAATATTTTGGCATATTCCAACAACCAGAATGGTATATGCCAAAATATGCTTCACTGGATGATCTTCTAGGTGCCTTGAAGTCACCACTGCATCACACAGTGCAGTCTAATGACTTGGCCAACTTGACACACAGTTGAGGCACACCATCACTGAATGATCCACCAGGTGTTACGAAGTTGCCTCCAGATCATATAGTGCACACTAGCAACTTGGCCACTTGACAGTTGACACACAGTCAAGGCAGGGCCTCACTAGATGATCCATTAGGTGTCGCAAAGTCACCACTGAATCATATGGTTCACATCAGTGGGTTAGCCATTTGACACTTAGTCAGGGCTGGACCTCATTGGACAATCCATCTGGGTGTCACGTAGTCACCACTGGATCAATAAGGTGACCACTTAGTTATTGGGCCAAGTCACAAACTGACTCTGCGCAGTGCCACCGAATGATCCACCAAGCTGGTCCAATCATACCACTCTCCGATGCATATTTTGAGCCTGTTCTCGTCCAATTCAATTTCTTTGAGATCTTTGACTTAGAACCTATCCAATATGGACACTTAGGCTCTAACTTGGTGAGAGTATAACACTTGTGCATATCCAAATGCTCTTAACTCCCATCAAGTTGCATGTCTTGGACCCTTCCCCTCCCACCTAATAGTACacccaaaagaaaaacaaagcccTAATACACTCTACATCAAGTGCCTTAGAACACCAAGCTTGCACTTGACCCTATAGAGTCTTTACTCTTCATGAATATCCGTTCCTCCATACTTGTCATCAGTCCATAACATCCTTGGGGTCGAGTCCATAGAGGTTTAAATTCAATAATCATCTTGGGGGCTTGGGCTATCTGCACTCATAAAAATCATTTTGTGTTAGACACAACTTCTTGTTTGGATGGtgtgttttgtctcttgctaAGGAGGAGATGAGGTTCTGGAATATGGCAGGGCTCAAGGAGTTTCTTATCTCCTCGTCTTGTGCCAAGGAAGTTTAATTTGGGTCAGGTCCTGTTTTCAAACTCTAttccctcttaatgaaaaacatgcCTTACGGTACAGTCacgaaaaaaaaaagatttctcGAGTTAAAGCTTGCACCATAGTGTGTGGAAAATGAAGCTCCCAATCTGTGCTAGCACGGATTCTATATAGCTTCTCAGAAGTTAGAGTTTGTAAATTATCGGCCCACGTAAAATGCCTTCTGAGAGCTCCAACTTCCTCAAGTTGAACGCATCAATAATTAATGACATTAAAAAGGAAATACAATCTATAATTGAAATTTGAGCTATTTTATTGATTTGATCCTCTTAAAATATTAAAGTCACCACCTACACTGATAGGTAAGGTTTCTTTAGGGCAAAGTTGAACTATAATTCCGAAAAGAAGGCTTCTTCAAAATCTTTTTGTGCCGGACCATATACGTCACCAGGAGCCATTTTTTCTTCTGTCAATGGAACACATTGCACATTTTTTTAAGAACATCGTGTTTAAGAACATCGTGCCTTGCATCCCAGATTAGTTTGGAGTGAGCAAAGATGCTTCATAGAGTACGCAGCACGTACCTGCTGTCGGTAGGTtcggagttcaaaattttggccaTGTTTGATACACATGACTGTTACTAATTGGGGCTAGAAAATTAGTCCAAATTAGCTATAGTTGGCTCGTTAATTAGCTAACAACTAGTTTAAGACTTGCCTAAAAAATTAGCCCACCTATTAACCCTCCTATTTAGATACACTAGAGCTAATTTGaactaatttttagctagctagcgATTAGTCTTTGTATCCAATCAGACCCTTTGTCTTACTATGCAACAATGAGCTAGATCTACAATGGAGTCTTCTATCTGAGGAAGCACGGACAAAATCATCGTCTGCTCATAATCACTAATGGAAAAGCACATTATTCTTCGTCTTGAGTTATTAGTGCCGCATGTTCACAAGATACATCATCCGTACGATTCTGGCTCAAGTGCAGGGAACTAGTTCAACATTTGCATATGCTTCTTATTGGTACATGGTTTCCATAACTTCACTTCTTTGGTGTATCTGCATACTTCCAGGAGGTATGTGCATAGGAACTGTATTGTCTTCCACCAGCCACATCTTCTGCACGTATCTGGCTGGCAATTTCTTTCAGGTCCTCAGCTGTGAGCTTCACCTTCAAGGACTCAACGTTGGCATCTAGGTTCTTTGTTTTTGTTGTCCCTGAGAAATTAATGAACACATCTCTCAGCATCCAAATGTAGGATGATTTGACCAATACAAAAAACAATCCTGTCCACTGATGACTTGCTTCAGACTTTGAAGTGAACAAGCACAGATCATTTGACATAAGTTTGAAATTGAACTAGATTACAGCTAAGTAAAAAAACCAAACATATCACGAACAACTCAACAGGTTGTACAAAATACTACATATCCATATTTAGAGAAGGCCTTTTTTATTATAGGATCTACAGAAATGATCTGTTACCTCACTGCTCCTCTTGTGAAGCAGCAAAATTCAAAGAGGATAATTTTAACATTAGACAAAGCTATTTGTGTTCGTTACCTATAACTTGAGAATCATTTTGCACATTTCACTTTTCTCAGAAAGTATATACAGAAAATTTCTAACTATTCATTTGGTGTTCTTGTTTATCTTGGGAATAGTATGAATATCAGCAGTTCACATTCTGTGCCATCATTGAACGAGGACAGGGTTATAAGGTCACACCTGGTATAGGGACCACATCATCCCCTTGATGCAGAACCCAAGCTAGAGCTAGCTGAGCTGGGCTGCACTGGTACTTCTTGGCCAGGTCTTCTATTTTCAGGTAAATCTGCTTGTTCTTCTCCAAGCTTTCTGCTGTAAATCTTGGATGCTTTTGCTGATGAAACCAGGGTTAAAATGCATAAGTATTAAACTGAATCGATAGAGGTCATGATATCAGTTCCAAGGAAAATTCTGTTCGTACCAGACTGGATACAGAAGAAACTTGCTGTGTCACTCCTCTTCCAGCAAAAAATCCGCGGCCGATTGGACTGTAAGGCACAATTCCAATCCCCAGTTCTCTGTAGTCCAGAAATTCGTGTTAATCAAAACCACAATTGAACTTCAATGAACTTGGTGGAACAAGCCTAATTTGTGGTGGAGAGCAGAGCTGACCTGCAGAGTGGCACGATCTCGGGCTCGATGTCACGGGACCAGAGCGACCACTCCATCTGCACAGCGGTGATGGGGTGCACGGCGTGCGCACGGCGGATCGTGTCCGGGCTCGCCTCCGACAAGCCGATGTACTTGACcttcccctcctccaccagcttctTGAGCTCACCAATCTGCAGCGATTTCGGCACAATAGTTCATAACAGCAACAGCAGCAAGCAGAATGAGAATGCGGCAAGGTGGCCAAGAGACACAGACCGTGTCCTCGATGGGGACGGTGGTGTCGATGCGGTGCTGGTAGTAGAGGTCGATGTAGCCGGCGTCGAGGCGGCGGAGGCTGGCCTCGCAGCAGGCGCGCACGTACTCGGGCGTGCCGCACACGGTCATGCCGCCGGCGCCCTGCCCGATCCCGAACTTGGTGGCCACCTGCACCTGCTCCCGCGGCAGCTGCTTGAGCGCCTTCCCCAGGAGGGTCTCGTTGGTGTGGGGCCCGTAGGCGTCGGAGGTGTCGAAGAAGGTAACCCCGCGGCGGAAGGCGtgcgcgacgacggcggcgacggcctCCTCGCCGAGCGGCGCGTTGTAGGAGCCCGTGAGCCCCATGCACCCGAACCCCAGCTTCGACACCTGCATCCGTGCATCGGCGGTCGGTCGAAATCGAACCGAGCAGGCGAGTCAGGTCGAGGTAGTCGATGGAggcacacagagagagagagaggaagaggaacGAACTCAATCACCTCCAGCCCCTGGGTGCCGAGCTTGACGCGGGGAACCTGCGGCAGGGCGGCGGCTTGCTCCATGGCGCGGCGGGCGGCTGCAGTCGGGGGATCGAAGGCTGCCGTGCTGAGAGGTGACGGCTGCAAGAGAACACTCACACTCGGCACTTGGGTAGTGCAGTGGGTACTGACAGGGAGTGGTCTGCTCAACGACAACAAacccgaggaggaggacgagaaaTGAAGCATGATTTCTGTGGCAGCTGTCACATCGGCTCGTGACAGGGTGACGAGCCATGATTTTTGTTTGTGGCAAAAGTCGGTAGGCTGGCACGAATACATCTAGC includes:
- the LOC136458506 gene encoding probable aldo-keto reductase 1, whose product is MEQAAALPQVPRVKLGTQGLEVSKLGFGCMGLTGSYNAPLGEEAVAAVVAHAFRRGVTFFDTSDAYGPHTNETLLGKALKQLPREQVQVATKFGIGQGAGGMTVCGTPEYVRACCEASLRRLDAGYIDLYYQHRIDTTVPIEDTIGELKKLVEEGKVKYIGLSEASPDTIRRAHAVHPITAVQMEWSLWSRDIEPEIVPLCRELGIGIVPYSPIGRGFFAGRGVTQQVSSVSSLQKHPRFTAESLEKNKQIYLKIEDLAKKYQCSPAQLALAWVLHQGDDVVPIPGTTKTKNLDANVESLKVKLTAEDLKEIASQIRAEDVAGGRQYSSYAHTSWKYADTPKK